A region of the Callithrix jacchus isolate 240 chromosome 10, calJac240_pri, whole genome shotgun sequence genome:
GATGGACTTCATTTGACATACAGAAAGAGAGACTGAACGTTTCCCCAATGTGTATGGAGGCATTCAAGAAACCACAGACATAACAAATTATGACCAGACAGGCACACACACTTGTTGTCATTGTCATGGTGTAGTGTAGGGGTTTGCATACTGCAGCATAACGGTCATAGGCCATAGAGGCCAAGAGGAAATTTTCCACAGTGGCAAAGGCTGCAAAAAAGAACATTTGAGCAGCACAGGCATTGTAGGAGATGACCTTGTCTACTATAAGGAGCCCAGCTATGACCGTGGGAGTGACAGCTGAAGCGTAACAAAAGTCCACTAGAGACAGGTGACTGAGGAAAAAGTACATGGGAGTGTGGAGATGAAAGTCCCAAAGAATCAAAATGATCATCCCCAGGTTTCCAACCGCATTGACAAGGTATACAAGTGTGAACATGATAAGGAGGGGGGCTTGTAGCTCTGGAGCATCGGTTAGTCCGAGGAGGATGAACTCTGTCACTTCTGTATGGTTCTCCATCAATGTTATTTGAGAATCAGAGGATGTCTGTAGCaatgagaaataaaggaaaagaatgttAAACAGGTTGTGGAGTAgatattgaaatgaaaatgtcaaaaaccacgtgcattatttcattattgtactaatacatattttaagattCTACGTATCTAAACATAAACTTAACCACAAAGTTTAGTGCATTAAATAGCTACAGAGTTATAAATGACTGAATTGAAAAGATCCGCACAGATTATCTCTCACTAGTTTTCACCTTCCTAACGTTGTAACCaatatttggaaaattatataaaatttccaACATGTctggaataatatatatatgacaggtgtgtacgtgtgtgtgtgtatatatacacacatgcaagcAGAGTGGACCAATTCAGTTTTTCTTATTCTAGTAAAAACTTTTGCTTCTATATTGCCCACCTGAAAGAATTACTCTAGATACTTTGCATGTATATTCATTGATTCTTTCCAACAATAAGTTTGATTAGTTGTTACTTTCTTTTAGATCGAGAGGCACAAAAGGTTGAGTAATTTATTCGtgttaacataaaaattaatggCAAGCCAAGCTTTAGACACAAGCAGAGAGGTTCAAAAGCACAACATTCACAATTTTCTATACATCAAATTGTTTTAACTCAATCAAACAGTTACTTATTGCCTCCATTGATACAAACTCAGTGTTTGGGGTTTCTCAGTGAATGAGAGATATTTGCACAGCAGATGTATTGTGATGACTGGGACTGTAGGGGCATGTGTAATCAGTAAAGGTAATTCTGAAGGGAAGACACAGAACTGTATATAGGTCTGTGGTAACAGGTGCCTATCAGCCCTATGATTTGCTATCTAGGAATCATTGATCATTACCTAACTCCTCTGAACCTCATTTTCTCTATCTGCATAATGGAGAAAGTAATTATATCTAACTGAAGGTACTAATGTGAGATTTAAAagtgaaatgaataaaacaaagcacAAATGTTGTATGGTTGCCAACCTTATGACTGCCAGCTACACAATTATTGGGATGAAAAAGTTTGTAGTAACATTCAGAGCTTTAGGTGTGGATGAGTTTTGAAGTCTTATATCCTCCTTCATCATTTTACTTATTCTCTCACATAGCAGAGCCACTGAGATTTTCTGTGCCTTTCAATAACTCTTATTTGCTGCATCCATGCAGTTGACTACTCTAGCCATCCCACCTAGCTGATATACCATGTTCTACAACCAGTGATAAGTGGGTATGTTTGAGTTATGCATGTATGCGTAGTATGAAGTAGGtagtagtattatttttattttaccattaatGCAAATAATGATTTATGAGGTTTTGTGATGCCGTATTATACAGCTAGTATGAGGAAGATTCAAAATTTAAACCCAGTTTGGACCTAATCATCAGCCAGTGTTTTCAGTGATACCACTGTCCATGTGTATAGATGTACTAGAAGTAATAAGAATACAATtatggagaaaatattaaaaagtagttTGAAACTTATTTCCCTTTGGtacttcaatatttttttttcttttttgagacagtcttactctctcacccagactggagtgcagtggcacaatgtctgctcactgcaacctccacctccaggttcaagagattctcatgtctcagcctcctaagttgctgggactgcaggtgtgcaccaccatactcggctaatttttgtattttagtagagacagggtttcaccatgttggccaggctggtctcaaacttctgacctctagtgatccacccatctaggCCTTCCAACGTGcaaggattataggtgtgagccactgtgcctggccagtatctTTAGTATTTTAAAGAAGGGTCATTttactcttctgttttttttctttacctccaAGAAGATGTTAACATATGGTGTATAAGATTAAGTATATGATGACATTACCACTGAATCAATCAGAACATCACCTGTACTGTTCTTCTGTATTTTACGAGATATAATGATATTTTATAAGTATCATCCAATTCGCTACTAATTAAAGATTCGAGGTTTATAATCCAGTTTCTCCTcagttttttagaaaaatgttttcaacatttatttctgtgttcaaaACATCATAGTAGGTACAGCTATCCCACTGCTTTTGTATAAATTACAGTTTTCACTAAAGGTGTACATTGAATAGAAGCTTACCTTGCTCCTTAAAAACAGTGAAAGTCAGTCTTGAAGAATGTGTTTGATGTAAGAAATACTTCTATGCACAAATTCTGTTAGAGAAGCTCTTTCTCGGAAGTGGTCAATGGTTTCAAGGTCTCTAAGGCAGAGAAAGATGTAGAAAAAACACTAATTCATGTTCATATCATGAATCtatcatgcatttttttctgtgtccttCAATGACACATTTACCTCctctttaattataaaataaacataacaaaattACCTCTCTCATACAATTCACAGAATTGTGCTTATAAACAGCAAATAAGAGAATGCCTATATAACAACTCACTAAAGGATTCTCATTTTCAAGTCAtttgatataaattttatcttGAGATGTTCCCTTAGCTATGGCTGCAGGCTTATAGGAAAACTTAAAATCAGGAGAAGGCCTATGTGTatgaataattattaatattcagATGAACAAATGATGACCAAAGGGACTAGGATCAAAGTATGTCCCTCTAAAATAAAGTCACCTGGAGTCACGATAGATTTCAGAAGCTAATGAATAGGAACTAGAAGTGAATTATAAACATATGGTCCTCTCAAGGGATGTCTCCCATGAGAACATCTGCAGTAACTTTTCTCACTTTCCTGGAGAAGAAACAACTAAATTGCCTTTGGGGATCAAATTGGATATTTTtagtgtgtacatgtgtttttgtgttacttattgttttgtatttcttgtttcttttaaattaacatataagTGCCAAACAATAATCTGCCCACATTATGGTGTATATTTCTAAGACTTTTgttaaatatacagtcatgtaacCACTGTCATAATCACCTAATTTCCCAAGCTTAGTTTCAATCAATGCCTTCTCCTATCACTGCTTCTGATAACTACTAAACTGCTTTTGTCCACATAATTTTGTCTTTGCAAGACTATCTTTTACTAGAATCTTAGAAGACATAGTCTTTTCAATGTCATTTGCCACTTAGCATTAGTTCAGTTGAGATCCATTCATTTGTTACCGAAgtcttttgtgaattttttaaattgccaaatGGTATTTCATAAAGTGACCActacatgttttttttaaattctgagatgAAGACCATTTATTT
Encoded here:
- the LOC100395144 gene encoding olfactory receptor 5B3-like produces the protein MENHTEVTEFILLGLTDAPELQAPLLIMFTLVYLVNAVGNLGMIILILWDFHLHTPMYFFLSHLSLVDFCYASAVTPTVIAGLLIVDKVISYNACAAQMFFFAAFATVENFLLASMAYDRYAAVCKPLHYTMTMTTSVCACLVIICYVCGFLNASIHIGETFSLSFCMSNEVHHFFCDVPAVMALSCSDRHVNELVLVYVASFNIFSAILIILISYLFIFVTILKMHSASGYQKALSTCASHLTAVAIFYGTIIFMYLQPSSSHSMDTDKMASVFYTMVIPMLNPLVYSLRNKEVKKAFKKVVEKAKLPLLLRI